The segment GCATTAACGCTTGTCCAGAAGCAGTCAAGATGGCTAGCCCATGGATCAAGGAAGTCTCCATCCCACTACTGTGTTCTCCTTTACAGCATCATTCTGCTCTTCCATAGAGAGACAGCGATTCCTccacctgaaaaacaaatggaCTCTGCATCTCCCAGGAAATGCAAGGTGAGTCGTCTTAATCAGTAAAAATGTGTCATTTCTGAAGGATTTGGGCTCTTATGTAGAAGCCAATATACATAAATCATTGCAGGAAGCATCTGTGAGAATACCCTCTTAAAACCAGGACCCTCTGATTTAGAGAAGAGATGTGATTTTGCAGAGGCCTGAGGTCCTTTTACACCAGCAACGGTAATTCTTCACAGCAGAAATCTATCTGCCTTACAGGAGTAAGTCCCTTTCACAGCAGCTGTCACACAACTTTCATCGTATCTCTGGCACAGAGAGACCAGGCTATTTCCCCAGAGAACTAGCTATACATAAATGCAACAACAAAGGGTCAGCTGTGATAAAAAGGGTCAGCTACAAATGGAACCCAAGATGATTACAATAGTAATTAATGTCCAAGAATGTTCCTGCCATATCTTGTCCAACTGGCATGTGGTatcttaaatggaaaatatctttttatgcCATCCTACcacaaacacacaacaaaatatGGATTCTAGCTAAGCTAGAAACAGTGTTACTTCTCTGAGGAGGACACTTCACTTGCTGACCTGTTGCAGCAAGGGCTGATCACGGTCCTTACCCATGTCAAAGACTTGCCACTGCGAGAGCTTCAGTGCTGTTGTGTGACTGTATCGGCAGGAGTGGCATTAAAAATCcaatattgtttttgtttacGATGTTCTTCCTTGTTTTGATTGGCACTCTCAAaattaattcagctttttttcttctcccccgccccctttttatttatttattttttatacaagGCCATGaactccagccctgctgcccgtGGCACCTGCATACAGGGGAACCACCGTGCTTTTGGCACTGTGAGCCTGCTGCCTGAGCTGATGGAGAGGCACAGGGGAACACGCCAAGTGCGCTTGCTGGAGGGGTAATGCAGCGAAAGATCTCGCTTGCTGCAAGAACCTATTTAGCTGGGGCACGGTCCAGCCCTTACTGCAGTCAGCAGAAGTCGTTCGTGGGTGAGGCAGATGGCTGTGGGAGAGCTGGAAGAGGTCTCGGGCCAGACGGGCCCCAGGGCGCTGAGCCCCAGCTCCGAAACAGAGCCCTGGGAGGACTGCAGCCCCCGCCTGTTTTCCGCACCACCACGGCACCACCAAGACGCACGCGGCGACAACCATCAGCCGCCCTCGCCCCTTGCCGTCCCGCCCACGCCGCAGCAGAACACGGAGCCGGGACGAGGCCCGGGGGAACCCGTCCCGAGCAACCCCGGCACCGGcgacccccctgcccccaggggCCGGCTCCGgccgcgggggccggggcccggcgggcggcAGCCGCGATGGTGCCCCCCGACGGCGCCTCCGCCGAGCCCCcggcggccggggctgcgcgcggggcgggcgggcggcagggGGCGCTGTGCCCGTTCGGAACGGCCGCTCCGACGGCGCGCACGCAGGCGCagagggaggcggcggcgggcgggggcgcggagccccgggagcgcggggccgggccgggccgggccgcgcggaggcgctgggggggggggcgcggggccgctgCGCTGCCGGGCGGCGCGGCCGTAGGCCCGGACCGCGGCCGGCGGGGGCACGGGCCCGGGGGGCCGGCGGCTCCCCTTTGTCACCGCCTTCCCGCTGCGGACGGGACTTGCTTCCCGTTCCTTTGTGCCGCCGTCAGGCTGCGCGGCTCCTGCTTTTTGCCCTGGTaccagcccggccccgcagcccccctctCCCTTGTCACTTGGCTAAGTAATAATTTCCACGTCcaattccatttcttttctagtTCTGAAATCTCCGAGCCATCAGCAAGGAGGATAGTTCACATGAAAACTAATTACacaaaatcaatatttaatcACAGCGCAGCATCCTGatcctgcaggaaaaaaaaaaatccctttaaaCTCTCCTGCCTCATACCAATACTTCTCGGCCGCATATTTATAGATCTCtctttatatttgtttatttttttttttttgtggagtatttttttttcttttttaagctaCTGACACGTGCGAGCTGCGAACACCTCAAGCGCCTCACCCTGCCGGGTGTTTCCAACCCCCCGGCGCTATCGGGCATTTATTTCCCCCCAGGGATGCCGCGCTCCGACagccccgctcccgctcccgctggCCGCGGCCGGACCCCGACGGGGCGCCGCGCTCGGGCTCCGCGCGGTGCCGCCGGCTTCGCTGGGGCGGCCGGAGCGCCCAGCCGCTCCTTCTGCCGGCTCGCCGCGCCGCAGGGGCCGGCCGCGCCCGTGCGCTCGGAGCACCGGGACACGCCGCGGCCGGCGAGCGGCGCAGACCCCGACCCCCGCCGCCCGGTTCCGGCCtccgcgccccgctccccgccgcgctTCCCCGACCGCGCTCCGGGACTCCGCCGGctcggccgggccggggccggcacCGGCGGCTCCGCGCGGGctcccccggccgcccgcgTCCCCCCGCGCCGCGGGAGCAGCGGCGGCGCCGGCCCGGGGCAGCGGCCGGAGCGCGCcgagggggcgggcggggcgcggggccgggcgctcgGCGGAGCCACCTTAACGGCGAGCCCCGCCCCGGGCCGCGCGGCGCTCATTGGCGCAGCCCCGATGGCTGAAATTCATCGCTGAAATGCAAAACTTGTTGCTGCTCCGCCAGCGCCGGCTGAGAGCGGGGGAGCGCGCGCGAGGGGAGCGCCGCGGAGCCCTCCCAgcgcccgcccgcagccccggccccggccccgccgccccgccgccgccggagcCCTGCGAGCCGCCGGCCGCGGGCAGCGAGCGGCGAGCGCCCGGCGGGCCGGCGATGCGGCGCGCAGCTGCCGGGCGCCGGAGCCTATGAGCGGCGGCGCGCCGCCCCGTCGGCTCTCGGGCAGCGCAGCGCGGCCGGCGCCGGGCGGCAGCGAGCGGCGAGCCGCCGGGGGTGagcgcgggcgggcggccggtgccggtgccggcggcgcggcggcgcggCACGATGTGAGCGGGGCCGCCGAGCCGCGGCGGCCGGTGCGGAGGGCAGCGGGACGGCGGAGCCGCGCGGGCGGCCATGCCCTTCTGAGCCGCGCAGGATGTTCGGGCTGGAGCAGTTCGAGCCGCAGATGAGCAGCCGGAGCGCCGggcagggggagcggggctTCGGCCAGCCCGGACTGAGCATGAGCGCGCACTTCAAGGCGCCGGCCTTccccggcggcggcccggcggcggcggcggcggtggacCCGGCCCTGGGCGCGCTGGGCGAGCCGCCCCTCCTGGGCATGAACATGAGCCTGGCCGGCGACGCGTACGGCTTCccgggccgcggccccgccgagcTGCACGGCGGCGGCATGCAGCCGCCGGTGCACGGCTTCTTCGGCGGGCAGCAGCCGCACGGCGGCCACGGCGGCGCCCACCacccccaccagcaccacccGCACTTCGGCGGCAACTTCGGGCCCGACCCCGGCGCCTCCTGCGTGCACGGCGGCCGGCTCCTGGGCTACAGCGGCGCGCTGGGCGGGCAGACGGCGTTCGCCGACGGCTACGAGCACATGGCCGAGAGCCAGGGCGCCGAGGGCTTCGGACAGCAGCGCCCCGGGAACCTGCCCGACTTCCAGCACCACAGCGCCGGCGCCTCCAGCCACGCCGTGCCggcgccctgcctgcccctcgACCAGTCCCCGAACCGCGCCGCCTCCTTCCACGGGCTGCCGGCGGCCGGCTCCTCCGAGCCCCACGGCCTGGAGCAGCGGCGGCTCCCCGCGCAGGGCGGCGTGGACTCTCTGGAATACAATTACCCCGGCGACGGCCCCGCCGGGCACTTCGAGCTGCCCGTCTTCTCGCCGTCGGAGCCCGAGGGGCAGCTGCCGCACTACGGAGGCGGGCGGCAGGTGCCGGCGGGCGGCAGCTACCCGGGGACACCCTCCCTGCCCCGGGCACCGGGCATGGCCGTGGCCAAGGCGCACCCGCCGCAGCAGCACGGCGTCTTCTTCGAGCGCTTTGGGGGGGCGCGGAAGATGTCCGCCAGCCTGGAGCCGGGGGCCAGCACCAGGCACCCGttgatgcagcagcagcagcagcagccgccgcagccgcagcagccgccGGGCTTGCTGGCCAGACAGAACTCCTGCCCGCCAGCCATCCCTAGGCAACAGCAAACAGAAGCCAATGCTCCCAACCCCAACTTGCAGGACAATGGGCCAATAATGCAGAACCAGCATGCACAGTTTGAATACCCTATTCACAGACTGGAGAACAGGAATATGCATCCCTACACCGACCCCGTGTTTAATATGCAGCACCCTCCTCCACAACAGCCACCAAATCAAAGACTGCAGCACTTCGATGCCCCCTACGTGAGCGTCGCCAAGAGGCCGCGGTTCGACTTCCCCAGCAACCCCGGCGTCGAGCGCTGCGCCTCCTGGGGCGGCAGCATGCACGGCCCCGCCATGGAGAGCCACCTCTCCCCGTCGGCCTACCCCGGCCTGCCGGGCGAGTTCACCCCGCCGGCGCCAGAGGCCTTTGGGGGGCCACTGCCACACGGTGGCCCCGAGCACCCGGCGCTGGCGCAGCGCCAGAACGCAGCCCTGGTGATGAAGCAGATGGCCTCGCGCAGCCAGCAGCGCCTGCGGccacccagcctgcagcagctggggcaccACGGTGAGGTGGGCCCGCCCAGCGGCCTGCCCCCGCCGGCCTTCGAGCGCGAGGCCGGCAGCGGCCGTGGCTTTGACCCGCCGGCGCCGCACCTGGCCCCTGACAGCGCCTGGTTTGCGGGGCCGCCGCCACCCGGGGAGCTGCTCCCGCGGCGCATGGCAGCGCCGGGGCTGCCGGCCGAAGCGGCCCCCCATGAGCTGGGCCTGCAGCCGGGCGGCGCGGCTGTGCTCTTCCGACCGGGCGCTGGCGGGCTGGGGCTGCAAGAGCCGCTGCGGATGGCAGGCGAGGGGCCAGCGCAGGCCCTGCCCTCACCTGGTGTCCACCCGCCCTTCGCGCCTGCCATGGGCGGCCTCTCGCAGCTGCAGTCGCCGGGTGGTGGTGTGTCGCTACCCAATGCCCCTGCTGAGCGACGTGGCCCTGCCGACTTTGCCGCCCAGCCAGGCTTCCCCTTTGGGGCAGCCGCGCGGCAGCCAGCGGCGCACGGCGCTGCGCCCACCCTGAGCGCCTCGCCGGGTGCCTATCCGCCACCCCCACCTGAGttccccccgccgccgccgccgcggcctgCCGCCAGCAAGCTGGGTGCCCTCTCGCTGGGCTCCTTCAGCAAGCCGGCCAGCAAGGACAACGTCTTcgggcagagctgcctggccGCCCTCTCCACCGCCTGTCAGAACATGATCGCCAGCCTGGGCGCCCCCAACCTCAACGTCACCTTCAACAAGAAGAGCCCGGCTGAGGCCAAGCGCAAGCTCAGCCAGGCTGAGCCTGACCCGCCGCCGTCAGCTGCCCCGGACTACTTCCCAGCAGGACCGCCGGCAGGCGGGAGCAGCGCGGGCAAGGCGGCAGGTGCTGCCCCGCTGCTGCCTGCCGAGAGCAGCCTCTCGCCCGGCTACGCGCTGGAGCCGGCGGCCAGCGGCGAGGGGaaggcgggcggcgggcgggggcggggccgccggAAACGGGACAGTGGGCACGTCAGCCCCGGCACCTTCTTCGAGAAGTTCTCGGCCAcggagggcagcggggctggcgtCAGCCCTGGGCAGCCGGCGCCGCCAGCTGCGGGGGCCCcgccaggggctgcaggcacggAGCGTGGAGGGGGCACCCCGCATGACAAGCCCCTGACCTCACCCTCCTGGGGCAAGGGTGGCGATCTtctgctgggggagcagcccgaCCTCATGTCGTCGCTGGACAGCGGTATCCAGAGCGTGACCAAGTCGGACGGCAGCTCCCCGCACGTGGACTTTCCTGACGAGGTCAGCACCAGCTACGGCAACGAGGACGAGGTGTCCTCCAGCTCCGACAACACCGTCTCCAAGCCCACCCGCAGCCCGCTGCTAGGCGGCTCGCCCAAGCTGCCCCGTGGGGAGCATGCACTTCTCAACGGACAGAAGCCCCTGGCCCTCGGCCTCCTCAATACATCTACCTCGACCCCTGACAGCTATGGGCTCAGCACCACAGCGGGCGCCCACCCTGGCACACCGGGCATGGAGCAGGTGCGGACCCCCACGAGCACCTCAGCCCAGGATGAGATCCACCCTCTGGAGATCCTGCAGGCGCAGATCCAGCTCCAGCGGCAGCAGTTCAGCATCTCGGAAGACCAGCCCTTGGGGCTGAAGAGCAAAAAGGGGGAGTGCGCAGGGCAGAATGGGGACAGTGACCTGAGCAGTTGTTGCTCAGAGGGCGTTAAGGGTGCCATGAGCACCATTGACCTGGACTCCCTGATGGCGGAGCACAACTCCACCTGGTACCTGCCTGGCGAGAAGGCTCTGatggaggggcaggaggaggacaaGCCCATGGTGCCGTGGGAGAAGCCCAAGCCCCCGAACCCCAGCAAAGAAGGTATCTGTTGCCCTGCGCGGGTTCCCGTGGGGGGAGACCCTGGGCTGCTCTCAGGGCAGGGGAGGTGGTGGGGCTCTGGTCCCTGGACACGGAGCATGCACTGGCCCCAGACCCACTCTGCCCCTTGCGGGAGCCAGGGCAGGTGCTGGGCACTTTCTGGCACCAAGGCTGCCGGATAGTTGTGCTGGGGGTGGCTGATGGAGGGGACAAAGCGCCTGCTGCCCTGTGGGGACCGGCCGGCGCTGAGCGTGGTGGGACTGGCCGCCCCTCGGGTGACGGCCCTGAGCGCGGTGTCCTCTGCCGCCAGCTCTGTCCCCACCGGCTGCCTGGCATGCCCAGGGGccccgggggtcctggggagagGGGCTCATGGCAGAGCTCCGACCACACTCTGGGGTGCAGGGTGCTGAGGAGAGGGGCTCACGGCGGCGCCCTGTCATGCTGCTTGGCGTGGGGCGCTGAGGAGAgggctccctgcagagccctgtGCCTTCCGTCCTTTCCAGTCATTTCCTCCAAACTGTTAGAGAAGTCTTCCTAAGCTGTGAAAGCATGTATTTGTTAGTGGTGTTCTCCTGCCGGTTTCAGGTATTTTCCTGCATGTGTTAAAAGCCTGGTAGCAGTGTGATATTAAACTAAAAGGCTCTtggcatttattttgttattaaaaaggaaatttaaaataagcttCTGGGTCTGATATAAAACTTGCATAGTTGACATATGCTTAATTTCGACACTAGTTGTCAGTTTTGATCCTTCCCCATGTCCAGAGGGCATCGTAATTCTcgaagctctgaaaaaaatacattaatggAAAACCCTCTATTATAAAAGCTTTTTAGGCTAAAGATAATTATGGATTCAACTGGTTTCTATCTTATCTTATcgaatacatatttttttaagccGCCTGACTATGTAATATAATGCATAATATATACTGCATAATATAATAGATGCACATGCATTTACCTGCTGTGTGAATGCACACAGGTGATTTCTTGATGCGCTATAAGTACACGTGCATAATTTACGCAGTATAAACTCACTATGTGAGCCTAGGAAAGTTGTTGTTTGGTACTGCTTGTGTAGCTgggaattattttcattatgccTAGTCTTACAGACTGACTTTTTTTAGTATAATGTGCTTAGTAATTTCACTAAGAAAGGTGTTAAGAAAATCAAAAGGGAGCTGAGGTGGTTTGAAAACTCATCAATTTCCTACTCCTAGTTCTGGTTGGCTTTCCAGCTTTGGCTTTCTGAAGCGTGAATCCTAGCCCCCACTGTTTGTCTCTTTGTTCATGTTTAATGCCCAGCTCAGGAGACTCTCATTTGAAGCGGGAGTGTTTAGCATGCACAGCAGACTGTAGGAAGCCCATCAGCATTCTCCATGCTTCACCCAGGCAAGGACATAAATTGGTTTGTTTGGggcctttcttttccatttttaaatggaGTTGCACACAGCATCCTTCCTGGCCCCTTCTCTTTTATTGTTTCTTGTACACAACATCTAGATCTGACTGGATCAATAGCTAGTTAGCACAAATCACAGTTCCTGTCAGTTCTACCTTGGCAGACTCGAACACATATATACATTCTCTCAcaactcacacacacacacacacccctccctCTGTCATGCATACACCCTCCCTCTcagacacacacatgcacataatatgcatatatacagaTATGAACATTTACACACTGTGCTAcacttaaaaatagattttaaaagagCAGCTTATTCCATAGATCTTAATTTcatggaataaaaaaagaaaaaaatccgaACAAGCCTAACAAAACAATGAATAGTCTGTGCTTTTATTAAAAGTGTAATTTGGCTTAGAATTATGTATATTTCATGTATCTGTGTCATATGGAGTGTTGCCTTCTTTAACAGCACTCCTACGTTCACTTTGATCATCACTATTCTTAGTAACATCTAGTGAAATAAGTAATTGCTTTCTGGTCGCGATAACCACAATGTTGCTGTTAAAACAGTTCATCACTTGGAAGGAAAACCATTTAATCAGTGTTCCTATATAAGGATATGTTTTAGTATTTCAGAGAGTAAGCACAAAATAACGAACCAGTTTTACAACAATGGATAGAGGCACTCATTTTGTTTTACACTTGAGTCACTTGAAGGATTTGAATGGACTGGTACTTTGGATGAGGAAATTCATATACACCAGTAGAGAATTTACCATAACTGTTGTTGGAAGTGATAAAGATACAATAGGTGAGATAAAACAGGCCATTCTCTTTGGTTAGTAGAAATAATTTGACTTTACATTACCATACACTTGAGTGTTTGAAACTGTGTTCAAGAAAAGGGCTTTATTTTTCTAGTGATTGAGATTTTAAACCATTCTAGTCAACTGAGATTTGCATCGATGGTATTTTGTCGAGCAGTTCCCTGTTGTACACAGGTAGGATGAATACGCAGGTTTCAGACAGCACTCTTCCAAGTTCCAAGCGGTTACTAAATGTGCTTAGTACTACATTGGAGGAGTGTTTACCGTGGCACACATTTTGTAATGCTGTGTAATATTATTAAGAGTGAAATTAGTTGTTAGACCTAACTTCCCTAACCAACACACATGCGTTGTTGGTGGGCTATTTCATTAGACCTACTGTGATGGGAGAGAAAATGTTCTGTAATTTATTCATAGTATGAGGCTGTTGTGGTGCGTGTTGATTCCTCTGTGGGCTCAGGGAGGGGTGGAAGAAAGGCTCAGACCGGTGTGAATGACCAAGTTTTACCGTGGCAGAGCGCTGAATTCAGCGTGCCGCCttcttgctgctcttctctgtagGAGTGGAGTGCGTGTGCGAGAGGGGTTTAAGGCTCTGTTCTACTGCAGCTCTTGGAGggatatttttgtaattaacaAGCTCTCTAAAACCCAGCAAAACCAGGAACATTTTGAATATTCCATTAATGCCTGGATTACTGATGGAAACAACTTGTTCGAGTTGCTTTAATAACTGTTCACATTCCTTATAACTCATCTCTTTTTCATACTCATAGTGGTATTAAAATGATTTGCTAATACCTAACAGTCTATCCGAGTTTTAAAGGTAGATGACAACAGATAACAGTATTTCAGACACCTGTGCTGTAGGTGCCTGTGTAGTATGTATACACTTATTTAATAATAGCCTTTAGCGAGTTTGGTGTATatgtctgcatttttcttctgaatttaaCCTAATGGTGACCGGTCATCGCTTTtcactgaaatgcagttttcagtAAGGAATTTTCTCTGATATATAGTATTTCGTACTAACATGTACTGTGGGAAGaggctgtttgtttgtttttcaccaaaaatgcattataaaatatcttcctttcctctgccaTGCAGCTAGAGCTAGAAGTGAAAAGTGACAATATTTAGTGTAGAGAGGTCATGTTGACTTCCAATACCGTAGCTCTAACTAACAAAGAGTAACGGGATCAAATTCACATAAAAACCTAGCACTAGTGTAATGGGTTTCTGCTCTGCCTGGTTTGACTGAACCAGAACAATTTTCCTTCAGTGACATGTTGATTAGTATTCTCCAGGAACCCAGTAATTAGGTTCTACTGGGCTTTCGGCTTTAGTCTTTAATTGAAATTTTGAAGGTCCCATACTGCATGTGTCAGGTGAAGACATTAAAATGTAACCTAGAACCAAGCAGGTTgattggaaaaaataagaatatagtCAGATATCCTGTGGCCGTTGCACTACTCTGTCTGTGCCGATGTGCAAGTGTGGTGCAGCATATTTTAGATATTATCCTTGagtttttgtaaatatttcatcatAATACCGAACCTACCATTTAAATGAGCCAGCAGGCCAAAACTGTTGAAGAAGCAGGATGTAACATTTGTAAATTAATACCAAATATATTAACAAAAGACAAATTTGGTCCAGATGCAGCTATgagcctttgttttctttcttttcctagtaTGTTCTGttgtgtgcttttattttaaatacagctaAATTCTTTGAGAGGTTTTACGAAGGAAGTAGGTTTGTTTACTGGGACTGAGTTTGTCGGACCTCTTGTGAGGTATTTCAAACACTTAAATATCGTTTCAAGCAATATACGATTTAAACGGAATTATACCATAGTAAGGACTGTTGGAAATGAGTTCATTGACTAAGCTCAGTGCACGTTGCAGCGATGAATCTGTGATTCCTGATGatgctttgtttgctttaaagagCTGTTTAAACGTACACCAGGAATTTTAACTGTtagtgaaaaaaatgctattacGTTTGCCAAGAAGTTATGCGATATATTCCACAGATATGAAATACACATCTTTAATAAATGATCTGGATTAGCAGGCAAacttatgaggaaaaaatactcCCATTGCATATTGTAGAAAAGATTTCAGTGTGCATTAGGTTTGGGTTTAATATGTTCTTTTAAACTCTTCtgatctattaaaaaaaatgaaaggttgCCTCTGATTGATCTGGTTTCATTTGGGTGACAGTAGTACTCTAATGTCTACTTTGACAAactataatttttaatattttcttacaaGAAAATGGTCctgtttagaaacatttttttaataaatattttgcagcacTGTACTTGTAGACTTTTCTGGCAAATATtagagaaggcaagggtagagTTTTCAGTATTACTTTCTATTGCTGCTataatgcattaaaatatttaaggcaGAAGGTGTGTGAATTTATTGTGATTTCAGTTAATACCGTAGCCACTCTATTTGCCTTTACATCCGTCTATCCGTCTCTGGATTGTCTAGCTGTATTTGAATTAATGCACATCACAAATTTGGTTTGCACCGTGATACTTTCCTTTAACCAAGTCTGCTATTTTATGATGGTATGTTTTGTTGTGAAATTAGTTTTAACGGGGATATTTTGTACATGCTAAGTGTGAGAGTGTGCATGACATTTGGGGGATATATTTCTTGAAattagtgtgtgtgtatgttttagTTCTTTACCTATGATGAAAAAAGAGATGGATTAGACTTCATATGTATCTGTGAGCATAGGTCAGAGCATAGATTTATTCTGATCTATGATGTATTGCTTAGTGTCTGCTCTTCATTTTTAACATGAGATAGCTGCTTTTTTAACAATGATCTAGTGCAACGCTGTGCTATAAAAccataaataattttacataaatgcataaaatttATTAATAGTCAATACCTGCAAATACAGTTTGTTGTTACTTATATAGAGCAAATGATAAGACATTAAACAGTCTAACCTAAAATTATATAGACTGCCTTTATTTGTAACAGTTGACTCCCTTCTTCTGCAACGTTCAGTATGAGGTTTTGGTATGGCAATATGTCTTTATGTGGCCATATAAAATTTTAGTACTAGACAAATTACTGTACATTTTTAGTCTCAGGTTTcttgtgtatttcttttaaatgtgagTAGAGTATCCACAGAAAGAGTGAATCCAGCTCTAAAATGAATCTTCAGGTGGCCcaatatatgtgtttttttttttcataccaaaTTTACCAAATATCAGGAACAGTTTAATTACGTAATTGCTAGCACAGACATAGAATATCAAAAGTGACCAGTTAAATTGTGTTCAGTGGGattcttcccttttttgttATTAGGATAAAATATATCGTTCTTACCATGTTTCAGGCTGGAGTGCTTCATGTGCAAAAGGCATAGATAATTAATTTCAGACTCAAAATACGTATCTATAGCAGGCCTCTGCTCCAGCCAGTAGCAAGCTTTCTGTCAAagtattcctttttctttctcctccattgaaaaatctgaagcccttgaaaataacaaaatttgcATCTGTAAAtgtatgcttttattttgtgggATGTTTTTAAGATGGAGGTGGGTTTTTTTAGGTATATAGAATTACTCGTTTCATTTATTTGAGCGCTGTTCTTAAGAGAGAGCTTCCGTTTATGAGTATATTTAGGACATGGCTTTCTTCTCCACTTCCTCATCATCAAGTTTTTGGGCAAGGGACACAGAGCAGGGCACCTTCTAGAAATTAAATAGGTGAAGCTGTGTAATCTCCCAGGAATTCAAGGTCCACCCTGTCTTTCTTCATCTTGGTTAgaattttcagcttttaaaatgtaaactgtatttttctctatttcgTAGATAGACCCAATTTGCACATGGTGTTAATGTGACTGGCTTATGTAAAAATACCAATATTCTTTGCagttagctgcttttcctttgcaaaacacatttttgttgaTGCAGTTAAAACATTACTAATTATTAGTGaccttttttaatgcaaagatttattattattattttacaaatttaaaTATATCTTATGGATTATGTGCCAATGTTTCCAAgtcaaatactttttaaatttaaagcagaGAATTGAACAGCTGGATGTCTAATCCATTAATTTTTACAAGCTGACTTTCTTAATACTTCAAAGAGAACATCCTAGGTGACACTGCTTTGCAGCTCCCCTCCTCAACGCCCCTTCTTCTGGCCTCTCCCCCAGCGCTTTCCTCTCAGCCGTCATATACAGCTCATCTCCTTGCAAATGACAAAAGCATATGTATGTGGGGAATGCATTTTCCTTAGTTGATGTAATTAGTTGTATGACTTGATGATCCAGAAATGTACTCTCTATTAAGTGTTGTACTTTCTGTCTATATACTGATGCAAAAAATATTGTAGTTACCTTTTTGTCTAGTAGCTTTCCccccttatttatttttctatagcAGCACAAGTGTTTGTGTTCAGCAGCCTTGTGTTTTGGGCTGGTGTGTTTCAAGACAAATCTAGAATGTATCCCTTTCAGCTGGCTCTGACCCCTGCCAGCCATTTTTAAATATGAGTTTACAAAGTTTCGTCTGGCCTCAATTATATAGTAACTGTTCATTATATCTTAGGATTTCGTTCCCTGATGTGCATGCATTGGTATCTGGTAGCTCCCGAAAATGAACCATTTCTTGTCTACATGCTTAACTTGTGCTGTGTGTCTTTAGTTGCATAAGtcatgtgtgtttgtttcaaattttaGCAGTCTATTTGTGTCTGTTTGGTATTTTAGCATAAAAATGCAGTGCATGACATTGCGCTGTCTaattttttat is part of the Anser cygnoides isolate HZ-2024a breed goose chromosome 17, Taihu_goose_T2T_genome, whole genome shotgun sequence genome and harbors:
- the MN1 gene encoding transcriptional activator MN1 isoform X2, whose product is MFGLEQFEPQMSSRSAGQGERGFGQPGLSMSAHFKAPAFPGGGPAAAAAVDPALGALGEPPLLGMNMSLAGDAYGFPGRGPAELHGGGMQPPVHGFFGGQQPHGGHGGAHHPHQHHPHFGGNFGPDPGASCVHGGRLLGYSGALGGQTAFADGYEHMAESQGAEGFGQQRPGNLPDFQHHSAGASSHAVPAPCLPLDQSPNRAASFHGLPAAGSSEPHGLEQRRLPAQGGVDSLEYNYPGDGPAGHFELPVFSPSEPEGQLPHYGGGRQVPAGGSYPGTPSLPRAPGMAVAKAHPPQQHGVFFERFGGARKMSASLEPGASTRHPLMQQQQQQPPQPQQPPGLLARQNSCPPAIPRQQQTEANAPNPNLQDNGPIMQNQHAQFEYPIHRLENRNMHPYTDPVFNMQHPPPQQPPNQRLQHFDAPYVSVAKRPRFDFPSNPGVERCASWGGSMHGPAMESHLSPSAYPGLPGEFTPPAPEAFGGPLPHGGPEHPALAQRQNAALVMKQMASRSQQRLRPPSLQQLGHHGEVGPPSGLPPPAFEREAGSGRGFDPPAPHLAPDSAWFAGPPPPGELLPRRMAAPGLPAEAAPHELGLQPGGAAVLFRPGAGGLGLQEPLRMAGEGPAQALPSPGVHPPFAPAMGGLSQLQSPGGGVSLPNAPAERRGPADFAAQPGFPFGAAARQPAAHGAAPTLSASPGAYPPPPPEFPPPPPPRPAASKLGALSLGSFSKPASKDNVFGQSCLAALSTACQNMIASLGAPNLNVTFNKKSPAEAKRKLSQAEPDPPPSAAPDYFPAGPPAGGSSAGKAAGAAPLLPAESSLSPGYALEPAASGEGKAGGGRGRGRRKRDSGHVSPGTFFEKFSATEGSGAGVSPGQPAPPAAGAPPGAAGTERGGGTPHDKPLTSPSWGKGGDLLLGEQPDLMSSLDSGIQSVTKSDGSSPHVDFPDEVSTSYGNEDEVSSSSDNTVSKPTRSPLLGGSPKLPRGEHALLNGQKPLALGLLNTSTSTPDSYGLSTTAGAHPGTPGMEQVRTPTSTSAQDEIHPLEILQAQIQLQRQQFSISEDQPLGLKSKKGECAGQNGDSDLSSCCSEGVKGAMSTIDLDSLMAEHNSTWYLPGEKALMEGQEEDKPMVPWEKPKPPNPSKEAHDLPPSKTSAAAQTGSHLQCLSVHCTDDVGEAKGRTAVPTWRSLHSDISNRFGTFVAALT